The nucleotide window TACGGGGACACGAAGGCCCTCGATGGGGTCAGCTTCAAGCTGGGCAGGGGGCTCTCCTTCATCCTTGGGCCCAACGGAAGCGGAAAGACCACCTTCATAAAGATACTGAGCGGCATAACTCATCCTGACGCGGGGGAGATAAGGGTAATGGGCAGGGACTACCGGGATTTGGGCCCGGATGAGATCGCTTTCTCCTTTGAGAAGACCAACCTGTCCCCCTCGGTGAGAGTCGGTGAGTACCTCAGTGCCGTAGGTGAGTGGCGGGGCGAGGACAACTCAAGGGAAGTGATGGAGATGTTCGAGCTCCGTGGCGTTGAGTCAAAGAGGTTCTCCGAGCTTTCCCAGGGATACAAACGGAGGTTCCTGGTCGCGAGTGCCTTCGTTGGCTCGCCAAAGGTCGTCTTTCTCGACGAGCCCTTCAGCAACGTGGACATAGTGGCCAAGAAGAGGATGATGGAGGTTTTCATGGAGCTCAAGAGAGAGCGCAACATAGTCATTGTCTCCCACGTTTTCACGAACATCGAGGAAATAGACAGCCTCGTCGTGCTCTACAACGGAAAGGTTCTCAGAAACCTCCACGGAAAGGAACTTCGGGAGATCCGGGGCTTCAAGGCGGTCTTTCCCGATGGGTCGGTCGTTGTCAACGATTTGGACGAGCTGGTGGAGAGGATTAGAAACGGCCAGAGACCCGTTTCGATCGAACCGGTAACCCTCGAAGACTGGCTCATGGACTTCTTTTAGCCTTACCGCATTCGCCATCGGGTGAACCCCTTCGGCTTTCGATGCATTTTTCTAAACATTTTTCGTCCAAACCGTTCTATACCGGTGGCAAGGCTTATATTCCCTTCTTCAAATCCAGATCTGAAGGAAAGCCGAAAGGGGTGGTCTGTATGGGAAAGCTCGATATTATTGAGGCAAAGGGAACGGAGAGGCTGAAGAGGGGCTTCGCCAAGATGGTCAAGGGCGGCGTTATAATGGACGTCACCAACGCCGAGCAGGCGAGGATTGCGGAGGAAGCCGGAGCCGTTTCGGTGATGGCCCTTCACCGCGTTCCAGCGGACATCAGGAAGGCCGGCGGAGTCGCGAGGATGGCACCGATTGAGAAGATTCAGGAGATAATGGACGCGGTTACGATTCCGGTCATGGCGAAGGTCAGAATTGGCCACGTGGCCGAGGCGAGGATTCTTGAGGCTTTAGGCGTCGACATGATTGACGAGAGCGAGGTTCTTACTCCATCGGACCCGTACTTCCACATCGACAAGCGCGAGTTCAAGGTTCCATTCGTCTGCGGCAACAGAAACCTCGGCGAGGCAGTGAGGAGGATATGGGAAGGCGCCGCGATGATGAGGACGAAGGGCGAGGCGGGAACCGGCAACATCGTTGAGGCGGTTAGACACGTCCGCCTGCTCAAGGACAACATTGCCCTGCTCCAGCGCATGACCGACGAGCAGGTTTACGGCGTTGCCGAGAAGTTCGCCGAGCCCTACCTCAGGCTGGCCTTCGAGGTCAGGGAAATCAGCGGGCTTCCGAGGCACGTTCTCGAGAACGAGCCGGTTTACGGCCACTACACCTACCGCGAAATCGTCGAGGGCCTCTACAAGATCCTCCTTGAGATAAAGAAGCTCGGCCGCCTTCCCGTCGTCAACTTCGCGGCCGGTGGAGTCGCGACTCCTGCCGATGCCGCACTGATGATGCAGATGGGCATGGACGGCGTCTTCGTGGGCTCGGGAATCTTCAAGAGCTCCAACCCGGAGAAGATGGCGAGGGCCATAGTCGAGGCCGTCAACCACTGGGACGAGCCGGACGTTCTCGTCGAGATAAGCAAGGAAATCGGCGAGCCGATGAAGGGCCAAGACATCGAGGAGCTGGAGGTTCGCCTTGAGGAGAGGGGCGTCTGACTCTTCTCCTTTTTCACCTTTTGGAGGGATAACCGTGGTCAAGGTAGGGGTTATAGGCCTACAAGGAGATGTCAGCGAGCACATCGAGGCGAGCAAAAAAGCTCTTGAGAACCTCGGCGTTACCGGTGAGGTCATATGGCTCAGAAAGCCGGAACAGCTCGAGGGAATCTCTGCTATAATAATCCCGGGCGGCGAGAGCACCACCATCTCAAAGCTCATGGTCAAGACTGGCCTCTTCGAGCCGGTCAAAAAGCTCGGCGAGGAAGGTCTGCCAATTATGGGAACGTGCGCCGGTCTCATAATGCTCTCCAAAGACGTCATCGGGGCAACGCCGGAGCAGAGGTTCCTCGAGTTGCTTGACGTCAAGGTGAACAGAAACGCCTACGGCAGGCAGGTGGACAGCTTTGAGGCGCCTGTAAAGCTTGCCTTCAGCGACGAACCGTTTCCCGGTGTCTTCATACGCGCCCCGAGGATAGTGGAGCTCCTCAGCGACAAGGTGAAGCCAATAGCGTGGCTCGGGGACAGGGTTGTTGGCGTCGAGCAGGACAACCTAATCGGCCTCGAGTTCCACCCCGAGCTGACGGACGACACGAGGGTTCACGAGTACTTCCTCCGGAAGGCCCTTTGACCTTTGACAAATTTTCGTCGATTGTCTTTAAAAAAGTTTATATTTTTGCAATCTTTTTGCCCAAAGGTGGTAGTGTGAAGACGGTCGTGTGCCCCTTCTGCGGCTTTGGGTGCAGGCTCCTCGTTGATGAGAAGAGCATGAGGGTCAAGCCCTATCCCGGCGAGCCGAACAGGGGAAAGCTCTGCCCCAAGGGCCTATATTCGCTCGAGTTCGTCCGCTCTCCGGGAAGGCTGAAGAGGCCCCTCAAGAGGGTCGGTTCGGCGATGGTCCCAATCAGCTGGGGGGTCGCTATAGAGGAGATAGCCAACAGACTGCTCGAGATAAGGGAACTTTACGGCTCCGACGCGGTGGCGTTCCTCTCGTCCTCAAAGGTGAGCAACGAGGAGAACTACCTCCTCCAGAAGATTGCCCGCCTGTTCGGCACGAACAACATAGACAACTGCGCGAGGCTGTGCCACGAGGCGAGCGTTCACGCGCTCAAGCTGACCGTTGGAACCGGGGCGCAGACGAACCCCTACGAGGACATCGAGCGCTTCAACGCCGTCCTGATATGGGGCTACAATCCGGCCGAGACGCATCCAGTCGTCATGGACTACATCCTGAAGGCCAAAAGAAGGGGGGCTAAAATAATCGTCGTGGACGTCAGGGAAACGCGGACGATGGCCTTTGCGGACTACAAACTCATAATAAAACCCGGGACGGACATAGTCCTGGCCAACGCGATTGCCCATGTTATAATCGGGGAGGAGCTCTACGACGAGGACTTCGTAAAGGGCCGGACGAGGGGCTTCTCCGAGGTTAGGATGGCAGTTATGAAGTACACACCCGAGTACGCGGAGAGCGTAACCGGAATTCCAGCGGAGACGATAAGGGAAGTTGCGAGAGCCTTTGCCCTGGCCGGAAGCGGTGCGATAATGTGGGGGATGGGCCTAACCCAGCACGTCTCTGGCGTTGAAAACGTTCTGGTGGTGATAAACCTCGCACTGCTCCTCGGCTACATCGGGGAAAAGGGCGGCCTCTACCCTATGCGCGGGCAGAACAACGTTCAGGGAGCCGCTTACATGGGCGCGCTGAGCGAGTTCCTGCCGGGCTACGTTCCGCTCACCGACGAACGCTTCAGAAAGCGCGTCGCCTCACTCTGGGGCGTTGACGACCTGCCGACGGAGCGCGGGCTTTATTTAACCGAGCTGTGGGAGGCCATCGAAAGGGGTGACCTAAAAGCCCTCTACATCGTCGGCGAGAATCCGGCTGTGAGCGAGGCCGACTTTACGCGCGTGAGACGGGCGTTGAGAAAGCTCGATCTCCTCGTCGTCCAGGACATCTTCATGACGAGAACGGCGCGCTACGCCCACTACATCCTCCCGGCATCGGCTTTCTGTGAGAAGGCCGGCAGTTACATGAACAGCGAGCGGAGAATCCAGTGGAGCCACAAGGTCTGCGAGCCCTACGCCGACTCAAAGCCCGACTGGGAGATTCTGGCGATGCTCGGCCGGGCGCTCGGGCTTCCGGGCTTCGACTACGCCAGGGTTGAGGAAATAACGGCAGAGTACTTCCGTCTCTTCCCGGAGCTTGAGGAGAGGGACGTTGAGGAACTCAAGAACGGCGATGGAATCTTTCTGCCCAGGAAGAGGCTTCACACCTGGGAGTTCGCGACGCCCGACGGAAAGGCCCGCTTCATGGCCGTCGAGAGGATTTCACCCTGGGAGGAACCGAACGGGGAGTTCCCGATGGTTCTAACGACCGTCAGGCTGATAAGCCACTACAACACCGGCGAGATGACGCGGAGGAGTCCCTCACTCGTGAAGCTCATGGGGGAGCCGAGGGCTTTAATCAATGAGCGCGACGCAGAAAGGCTCGGAATCCGCGACGGCGACTGGGTGGAGATTGAAACGCGGCGCGGGAGAATAAGGATGCGCGCAAAGGTCGGGAAGGTCCAGGAGGGCCTCGTCGTGGTTCCCTTCCACTTCAAGGCGAACAGGCTCACCAGTCCCGCGCTCAACAAGGCCGGAACCCCGGCGTTCAAGTTCTCGGCGTGCCGGGTTGGGAAGGTTAAGCCTAACCCTTAAAAGTTCCTCTCCCAATTTTCAATCATGTCCAAGGTGATAGTTGCGGTTTACAGGGGCGACGTTATCGTGCCCCTCGAAAAGCTGAACCTGCCTCCCGGTGCCAAGCTGAGGATAAGGATTGAGGGAATAGAAACGAAGGACGAACTCAAGGAACTCGGTTATCTAAAGCTCCTTCAGGAGGGAGAAGACGCTGAGGAGCTCTTTGAAATTTGAGCAGGGGGACGTTGTTCTCCTCAGGTTTTCTTCTACAAACACATTAAAACCCAGAACTCCAACGTGAACCCAATCATTAACATTTTTATGGACTTTTGGTTAATCTTTTTTCGGGGAGAGATATGGGGGAAGTCCTTGTCAAGGTTCCATCTGACCTCATGAGAATCCTTCGCCTCGACGAGGGGGAGCTTGAGAGGGCGGTTAGGCTGTATTTAGCCATTGAACTTTACCGCGAAGGAGTTGTCAGCCTCGGGAAGGCAGCAGAGATAGCCGGCTTAAGCCGGTGGGAGATGATGGAGTTGCTCGCTTCGAAGGGCATCCCCTTGAATTACGATGATGACGACCTCAGGGAGGACGTTGAGACCCTTGAGGGGTTGCTATGACTGTGGTCTCGGATTCTGGCCCCTTAATAGCCCTATCGAAGATAGGGAAACTCTACGTTCTCCGTGACCTATTTGGCGAGGTTCTGATTCCCAGGGCCGTTTGGGTTGAAGTCGTTGAAAAAGGCAGAGGAAAGCCAGGGTCCGATGAAGTCAGGAACGCGGGTTGGATTCGTGTCGTTGACGTGAAAGACCGCCTTGGCGTGGAGATTCTTGAGAGAGAAATCGAGAGGGGCGAGGCGGAGGCGATAGTCCTCGCCAAAGAACTGGGTGCGTCTCTTCTTCTCCTCGATGAGAAGATTCCAAGGATAATCGCCAAGTCTCTCGGTATCAAAGTTACAGGAAGCCTTGCAGTTCTCTTCATCGCTAAGAAAAAGGGACTCATAGATGAAGACCTTGACTCCCTGCTCAAAGAGTTGAGGCGCAAGGGAGTCTATTTTAGCGACAAGGTAGTGGAGGCCCTAAAGGAGATGTACTCTAAAACCTGAACGCCCACTCTGGATACTCGCCAGTTAGACAGGCCGTGCAGAGGTCTTCCCTGCCGACGGCCCTCTTCAGGCCCTCAACACTGAGATAAGCTAAGCTGTCCGTCCCTATCGCTTCCCTCACCTTTTCAACTCCCCCGAAGGCCGCTATGAGCTCGTGCCTCGTGGGAATGTCGATGCCCATGTAGCAGGGATACCTTATCGGCGGCGAGGCTATTCTGACGTGTACCTCCCTCGCGCCGGCCTTCCTCAGCATCGCGACGATTCTCTTCATCGTCGTGCCCCTGACTATGGAATCGTCGACCAGAACGACACTCTTTCCAGCTACGACTTCCCTAACAGGCGAGAGCTTGAGCTTGACCTTCAGCTCGCGGTTGAACTGGCCCGGCGTTATGAAGGTCCTCCCGATGTAGCGGTTCTTTATCAGGCCTTCGGCGTAGGGAATTCCGCTCTCCTGCGAGAAACCTAAGGCGGAGGCCCTTCCAGAGTCGGGAACCGCTATGACGACGTCTCCCTCAGCAGGACTCTCGCGAGCCAGCTCCCGGCCCATCCTGACCCTCGCACCGTAGACGCTCGTCCCGTCAAGAACGCTGTCCGGCCTTGCGAAGTAGATGTACTCAAAAACGCAGTGATGGTGGCTTTCCCCCGCGAGAACCCTGCTCTCGACGCCGTTTTCTGAGAGAAGGAAGACCTCCCCCGGCTTCACGTCCCTCGTCTCCTCCGCGAAGAGCCTCAATGCAGAATCCTCGCTCGCGAAGTAGTGGCCGTCCCCTGTTCCGTAGCTCAGGGGCCTGAAACCAACGGGGTCCCTCGCCACGAGGATTTTGCCCTCGAATAGGAAGGCAACGGAGTAAGCGCCTTTAACTTCGCTAAAGACAGCTTTCATGGCCTCAAACTCGTCCCCAGTCTCGCGAAGGTGCCAGAGGAAGGAAATCCCGAGCAGTTCGGAATCAACCGAGTGACGGAACATGACGCCGAGCCTTTCATACCTCTCC belongs to Thermococcus sp. AM4 and includes:
- a CDS encoding ABC transporter ATP-binding protein — encoded protein: MSKSYGDTKALDGVSFKLGRGLSFILGPNGSGKTTFIKILSGITHPDAGEIRVMGRDYRDLGPDEIAFSFEKTNLSPSVRVGEYLSAVGEWRGEDNSREVMEMFELRGVESKRFSELSQGYKRRFLVASAFVGSPKVVFLDEPFSNVDIVAKKRMMEVFMELKRERNIVIVSHVFTNIEEIDSLVVLYNGKVLRNLHGKELREIRGFKAVFPDGSVVVNDLDELVERIRNGQRPVSIEPVTLEDWLMDFF
- the pdxS gene encoding pyridoxal 5'-phosphate synthase lyase subunit PdxS yields the protein MGKLDIIEAKGTERLKRGFAKMVKGGVIMDVTNAEQARIAEEAGAVSVMALHRVPADIRKAGGVARMAPIEKIQEIMDAVTIPVMAKVRIGHVAEARILEALGVDMIDESEVLTPSDPYFHIDKREFKVPFVCGNRNLGEAVRRIWEGAAMMRTKGEAGTGNIVEAVRHVRLLKDNIALLQRMTDEQVYGVAEKFAEPYLRLAFEVREISGLPRHVLENEPVYGHYTYREIVEGLYKILLEIKKLGRLPVVNFAAGGVATPADAALMMQMGMDGVFVGSGIFKSSNPEKMARAIVEAVNHWDEPDVLVEISKEIGEPMKGQDIEELEVRLEERGV
- the pdxT gene encoding pyridoxal 5'-phosphate synthase glutaminase subunit PdxT, whose translation is MVKVGVIGLQGDVSEHIEASKKALENLGVTGEVIWLRKPEQLEGISAIIIPGGESTTISKLMVKTGLFEPVKKLGEEGLPIMGTCAGLIMLSKDVIGATPEQRFLELLDVKVNRNAYGRQVDSFEAPVKLAFSDEPFPGVFIRAPRIVELLSDKVKPIAWLGDRVVGVEQDNLIGLEFHPELTDDTRVHEYFLRKAL
- the fdhF gene encoding formate dehydrogenase subunit alpha, with the translated sequence MKTVVCPFCGFGCRLLVDEKSMRVKPYPGEPNRGKLCPKGLYSLEFVRSPGRLKRPLKRVGSAMVPISWGVAIEEIANRLLEIRELYGSDAVAFLSSSKVSNEENYLLQKIARLFGTNNIDNCARLCHEASVHALKLTVGTGAQTNPYEDIERFNAVLIWGYNPAETHPVVMDYILKAKRRGAKIIVVDVRETRTMAFADYKLIIKPGTDIVLANAIAHVIIGEELYDEDFVKGRTRGFSEVRMAVMKYTPEYAESVTGIPAETIREVARAFALAGSGAIMWGMGLTQHVSGVENVLVVINLALLLGYIGEKGGLYPMRGQNNVQGAAYMGALSEFLPGYVPLTDERFRKRVASLWGVDDLPTERGLYLTELWEAIERGDLKALYIVGENPAVSEADFTRVRRALRKLDLLVVQDIFMTRTARYAHYILPASAFCEKAGSYMNSERRIQWSHKVCEPYADSKPDWEILAMLGRALGLPGFDYARVEEITAEYFRLFPELEERDVEELKNGDGIFLPRKRLHTWEFATPDGKARFMAVERISPWEEPNGEFPMVLTTVRLISHYNTGEMTRRSPSLVKLMGEPRALINERDAERLGIRDGDWVEIETRRGRIRMRAKVGKVQEGLVVVPFHFKANRLTSPALNKAGTPAFKFSACRVGKVKPNP
- a CDS encoding antitoxin family protein: MSKVIVAVYRGDVIVPLEKLNLPPGAKLRIRIEGIETKDELKELGYLKLLQEGEDAEELFEI
- a CDS encoding UPF0175 family protein; the encoded protein is MGEVLVKVPSDLMRILRLDEGELERAVRLYLAIELYREGVVSLGKAAEIAGLSRWEMMELLASKGIPLNYDDDDLREDVETLEGLL
- a CDS encoding DUF3368 domain-containing protein, coding for MTVVSDSGPLIALSKIGKLYVLRDLFGEVLIPRAVWVEVVEKGRGKPGSDEVRNAGWIRVVDVKDRLGVEILEREIERGEAEAIVLAKELGASLLLLDEKIPRIIAKSLGIKVTGSLAVLFIAKKKGLIDEDLDSLLKELRRKGVYFSDKVVEALKEMYSKT
- the purF gene encoding amidophosphoribosyltransferase, translated to MREKCGIFATLSENSAKKAYYALLALQHRGQESAGISVWRGRIRTVSGLGLVTEIFRGKELAKLKSNLAIAHVRYSTSGSLNETQPLETECCGMRIAVAHNGTLTNFRPLRERYERLGVMFRHSVDSELLGISFLWHLRETGDEFEAMKAVFSEVKGAYSVAFLFEGKILVARDPVGFRPLSYGTGDGHYFASEDSALRLFAEETRDVKPGEVFLLSENGVESRVLAGESHHHCVFEYIYFARPDSVLDGTSVYGARVRMGRELARESPAEGDVVIAVPDSGRASALGFSQESGIPYAEGLIKNRYIGRTFITPGQFNRELKVKLKLSPVREVVAGKSVVLVDDSIVRGTTMKRIVAMLRKAGAREVHVRIASPPIRYPCYMGIDIPTRHELIAAFGGVEKVREAIGTDSLAYLSVEGLKRAVGREDLCTACLTGEYPEWAFRF